In Syngnathus acus chromosome 21, fSynAcu1.2, whole genome shotgun sequence, one genomic interval encodes:
- the itprid2 gene encoding protein ITPRID2 isoform X2, which produces MLAAEDVALATMESPAILLDPVLPPDASSAGPKCSMASLRRRAWAKSRDSTWQETQKAQNNGEPLPDCTGESNGNPKKTSEEPALEGLTPNKITCWLDQCRTPLGASLEDQSAPAGKGAARNGCSFEDDLLLGDDADQLECVNKKTGSCLGADRKRSQYKEKAPSMNSTGSGKSSTVSSVSELLDLYEEDPEEILLNLGFGRDEPDMSSKIPSRFFNNSSAARGIDIKVYLGAQLQRMEVENPNYALTSRFRQIEVLTTVANQFIQLYGHVSGQPVQNVGDQGGGGEAAKERSPPSLFQRKKSALNAADRLKKSLSKHNLAAAVPTAEAAPPAAADEHVCKKDSRSLATVAEAGDKEQPARRRRLNGEPERDPAAADGSVLEPRAPEKAAAPQLAHLRTENTGDSFGMEEIQSNEDEALLARSSRNSDLLRTVSQQSDSSGFAEETSSLDAAANLKVQESSDSCDSETTVTSHPSLDAATPISLKQLAVDLPDARAEESEPTRGAGQENGSVHREGEDHQPLLQYKAHQLPKTLAAGGEAPEPSQEKDPPPLDLPHSDPPVLKSPFSGPPTSEPPSSDPLTSEPPSSDPLTSEPPPSDPLTSEPPPSDPLTSEPPSSDPLTSEPPPFDPLTSELPPSNPPTSNPLTSEPPSSDPPPSEPPPSEPPPSEPSSDLPTREASSDPPTSDPPTLEAPPTNSPRHRPSRADPFGPQAPPPSGQPFHLPASDSPVLRALMRVKERLGDAGPHLSRSGHRGGLPLQRSSSLPSSLLSPTRVVSSVEIQLGQRGRRAFCSQPRYAFRYSQEPCADSPTCISTLVIPKLPESGEPRVPVRSPRSLRSASPPTEWPWITQSVPDLSSAQELFGHYGQGRTPVLSSSPSPRAGSPLSAPPVDQSLLYPYGSLPNLLQHSFPLGGAPHYASLWNVPLGSPPIAQHHYHTAYHSLPHSPPYPGYRQAYQQLSPWSPPAWHHGLGNGFHPGQSPHPASPYSGHVGQNRSSHPGVGDSPHLAHSHAHNPYPGVGPGPYPGHTVAHGPHPALGPGYGSHAGHILAHDLHPGLGAGYGLHPGHNLAHDPRLGPGYGLRSGSSPASGQLLSGTEMELRRVLHDIRGTVHTLNQRADASDAGPRASCRQALDELRRKRRSLAAFRAQMGELELSVVRQQALVYKHLSPADRLEAEQLESLRSSVREELLELEQRLDDKVMELTEEAGPCQDADRAAASSALGAVEPVSALLREQFILQSELSYDERASVAGGAASPRRPSTPGADPVCDPHKPAVYRASVNITPAPPPRPDRQRDRLQEDEGESSKEERSHEALGDDNDLNRLVMEIGESGLQEVRRPQMSEEPSPPGRAPGRSL; this is translated from the exons ATGCTAGCAGCTGAAGATGTTGCCCTAGCAACCATGGAGAGTCCCGCCATCCTCCTAGACCCAGTCCTGCCTCCAG ATGCCAGCAGCGCCGGGCCCAAGTGCAGCATGGCCTCCCTACGACGGCGGGCCTGGGCTAAGAGTCGGGACTCTACTTGGCAGGAAACGCAAAAGGCCCAGAACAACGGCGAACCCCTGCCAGACTGCACCGGCGAGTCCAACGGGAATCCAAAGAAAACCTCTGAAGAACCAG CTTTGGAAGGACTCACTCCCAACAAGATCACCTGTTGGCTCGACCAATGCAG AACGCCGCTGGGAGCGTCGCTGGAGGATCAGAGCGCACCTGCGGGCAAAG GGGCGGCGAGGAACGGCTGCAGCTTCGAAGATGACCTTTTGCTGGGAGATGACG CCGACCAACTTGAGTGCGTCAACAAGAAGACTGGATCCTG TCTGGGCGCCGATCGCAAGAGGAGTCAGTACAAAGAAAAAGCCCCAAGTATGAACTCCACCGGCTCGGGAAAGAGCAGCACCGTGTCCAG CGTGTCGGAGCTGCTGGACCTGTACGAGGAGGACCCGGAGGAGATCCTGCTCAATTTGGGATTCGGGAGGGACGAGCCCGACATGTCCTCCAAGATCCCCTCGCGCTTCTTCAACAACTCGTCGGCGGCGCGCGGCATCGACATCAAG GTCTACCTGGGAGCTCAGCTCCAGCGGATGGAGGTGGAGAACCCCAACTACGCTCTGACAA GTCGCTTCCGTCAGATTGAGGTGTTGACCACGGTGGCCAATCAGTTCATCCAGCTTTACGGTCACGTGTCCGGTCAGCCCGTCCAGAACGTCGGCGATCAAG gaggcggaggagaggCCGCCAAGGAGCGGTCGCCGCCGTCGCTTTTCCAGAGGAAGAAATCTGCTCTGAACGCGGCCGACCGTCTGAAGAAGAGCCTGAGCAAGCACAACCTGGCGGCGGCGGTGCCGACCGCCGAGGCGGCGCCGCCAGCCGCCGCCGACGAGCACGTGTGCAAGAAGGACAGCCGCTCGCTGGCCACCGTCGCCGAAGCAGGCGACAAGGAGCAGCCCGCGAGGCGCCGCCG CCTAAACGGCGAGCCCGAGCGTGATCCGGCGGCGGCGGATGGGAGCGTGCTTGAGCCGCGGGCTCCCGAGAAGGCGGCGGCGCCCCAGCTCGCTCACTTGCGCACAGAGAACACCGGCGACTCCTTCGGCATGGAGGAG ATTCAGAGCAACGAAGACGAAGCTCTTCTGGCCAGATCGTCCCGAAACTCAG ACCTGCTGCGGACGGTGAGCCAGCAGTCGGACAGCAGCGGCTTCGCCGAGGAGACGTCGTCGCTGGACGCCGCCGCCAACCTCAAG GTTCAGGAGAGCAGTGACAGCTGCGACAGTGAAACCACGGTGACATCGCACCCCTCGCTGGACGCGGCCACGCCCATCTCTCTCAAACAATTGGCGGTCGACTTGCCCGACGCGCGGGCCGAGGAGTCGGAACCCACTCGCGGCGCCGGCCAGGAAAACGGGAGTGTCCACCGGGAAGGGGAAGACCACCAGCCGCTGCTGCAGTACAAGGCCCACCAGCTCCCCAAGACCCTCGCGGCGGGAGGGGAAGCGCCAGAACCTTCTCAAGAAAAGGACCCGCCCCCATTGGATCTGCCGCACTCAGATCCGCCCGTCTTGAAATCGCCATTCTCGGGACCGCCGACCTCGGAACCGCCGTCCTCTGATCCATTGACCTCGGAACCGCCGTCCTCTGATCCATTGACCTCGGAACCGCCGCCCTCTGATCCATTGACCTCGGAACCGCCGCCCTCTGATCCATTGACCTCGGAACCGCCGTCCTCTGATCCATTGACCTCGGAACCGCCGCCCTTTGATCCATTGACCTCGGAACTGCCGCCCTCTAACCCGCCGACTTCTAATCCGCTGACCTCGGAACCGCCGTCTTCCGATCCACCGCCCTCCGAACCGCCGCCCTCCGAACCGCCGCCCTCCGAACCGTCCTCAGATCTGCCCACCCGGGAAGCATCCTCTGATCCGCCCACCTCGGACCCGCCGACTTTGGAAGCGCCGCCGACAAATTCCCCCCGGCATCGGCCATCCCGGGCCGATCCCTTCGGTCCTCAAGCTCCGCCTCCCTCAGGCCAGCCTTTCCATCTCCCCGCCTCAGACTCCCCCGTCCTGCGCGCGCTGATGCGCGTCAAGGAGCGTTTGGGCGACGCGGGTCCGCATTTGAGCCGAAGCGGTCATCGAGGCGGTCTTCCCTTGCAAAGGTCCTCCTCTCTCCCGTCCTCGCTGCTGTCCCCCACCAGGGTGGTGTCGTCGGTGGAGATCCAGTTAGGGCAGCGGGGCCGCCGGGCCTTTTGTAGCCAGCCCCGCTACGCTTTCCGCTACAGCCAGGAGCCCTGCGCCGACTCGCCCACCTGCATCTCCACCCTAGTTATCCCCAAACTTCCCGAGTCTGGCGAGCCACGTGTTCCGGTGCGCTCGCCCCGCTCGCTGAGAAGTGCCAGCCCCCCCACCGAGTGGCCCTGGATCACCCAGAGCGTCCCCGATCTGTCCTCCGCTCAGGAGCTGTTTGGACACTACGGGCAGGGCAGGACCCCCGTCCTCTCCTCGAGCCCTAGCCCCAGAGCGGGGAGCCCGTTGTCCGCCCCCCCTGTGGACCAGTCCCTTCTGTACCCCTACGGCAGCCTCCCCAACCTCCTCCAGCATTCGTTTCCTTTGGGTGGAGCGCCCCACTACGCCAGCCTGTGGAACGTCCCTCTGGGAAGTCCCCCCATTGCGCAGCACCACTACCACACGGCGTACCATTCGCTTCCCCACAGCCCGCCCTACCCGGGTTACCGGCAGGCTTACCAGCAGCTCAGCCCCTGGTCTCCCCCCGCGTGGCATCACGGCCTCGGGAACGGCTTTCATCCGGGTCAGAGTCCCCACCCGGCTAGCCCCTACTCGGGTCACGTCGGCCAGAACCGCAGTTCCCACCCCGGAGTTGGCGACAGCCCTCATCTGGCTCATAGTCACGCTCACAACCCCTACCCGGGTGTCGGCCCGGGCCCCTATCCGGGTCATACCGTGGCTCACGGCCCCCACCCTGCTCTCGGTCCGGGTTACGGCTCGCACGCGGGTCATATTCTGGCTCACGACCTCCACCCGGGTCTCGGTGCCGGTTACGGCTTGCACCCGGGTCACAATCTGGCTCACGACCCCCGTCTGGGTCCGGGGTACGGCTTGCGCTCGGGCTCGAGTCCGGCTTCCGGTCAGCTCTTGTCCGGCACGGAGATGGAGCTGAGGAGGGTTCTTCATGACATAAGGGGGACCGTTCACACTCTCAACCAG CGCGCCGATGCCTCGGACGCGGGTCCCCGAGCTTCCTGTCGACAG GCCCTGGACGAGCTCCGCCGGAAGCGGCGCAGCCTGGCCGCCTTCCGGGCACAGATGGGCGAGCTGGAGCTGTCCGTGGTCCGCCAGCAGGCGCTGGTCTACAAACACCTGAGCCCCGCTGACAG GCTGGAGGCGGAGCAGCTGGAGTCGCTACGTTCGTCCGTCAGAGAGGAACTGCTGGAGTTGGAACAGCGGCTGGACGACAAAGTGATGGAGCTGACGGAAGAGGCGGGGCCATGCCAG GACGCGGACCGGGCGGCGGCCAGCTCGGCGCTCGGAGCCGTGGAGCCG GTGTCAGCACTCCTGAGGGAGCAGTTCATCCTCCAATCGGAGCTGAGCTACGACGAGCGCGCCTCCGTGGCCGGCGGGGCCGCCTCGCCCCGTCGGCCCTCGACGCCGGGTGCGGATCCGGTTTGCGACCCGCACAAACCCGCCGTGTACCGGGCGTCCGTCAATATCACACCGGCGCCGCCCCCTCGTCCCGACAGGCAGCGGGACCGGCTCCAGGAGGATGAGGGAGAGAGCAGCAAAGAGGAGAGATCGCACGAGGCCCTGGGCGACGACAACGACTTGAACCGGCTCGTTATGGAG ATCGGTGAGAGCGGGCTGCAGGAAGTGCGGCGGCCGCAGATGTCGGAGGAGCCCTCGCCGCCCGGCCGGGCGCCCGGCCGGAGCCTCTAG
- the itprid2 gene encoding protein ITPRID2 isoform X3: MLAAEDVALATMESPAILLDPVLPPDASSAGPKCSMASLRRRAWAKSRDSTWQETQKAQNNGEPLPDCTGESNGNPKKTSEEPALEGLTPNKITCWLDQCRTPLGASLEDQSAPAGKGAARNGCSFEDDLLLGDDADQLECVNKKTGSCLGADRKRSQYKEKAPSMNSTGSGKSSTVSSVSELLDLYEEDPEEILLNLGFGRDEPDMSSKIPSRFFNNSSAARGIDIKVYLGAQLQRMEVENPNYALTSRFRQIEVLTTVANQFIQLYGHVSGQPVQNVGDQGGGGEAAKERSPPSLFQRKKSALNAADRLKKSLSKHNLAAAVPTAEAAPPAAADEHVCKKDSRSLATVAEAGDKEQPASLNGEPERDPAAADGSVLEPRAPEKAAAPQLAHLRTENTGDSFGMEEIQSNEDEALLARSSRNSADLLRTVSQQSDSSGFAEETSSLDAAANLKVQESSDSCDSETTVTSHPSLDAATPISLKQLAVDLPDARAEESEPTRGAGQENGSVHREGEDHQPLLQYKAHQLPKTLAAGGEAPEPSQEKDPPPLDLPHSDPPVLKSPFSGPPTSEPPSSDPLTSEPPSSDPLTSEPPPSDPLTSEPPPSDPLTSEPPSSDPLTSEPPPFDPLTSELPPSNPPTSNPLTSEPPSSDPPPSEPPPSEPPPSEPSSDLPTREASSDPPTSDPPTLEAPPTNSPRHRPSRADPFGPQAPPPSGQPFHLPASDSPVLRALMRVKERLGDAGPHLSRSGHRGGLPLQRSSSLPSSLLSPTRVVSSVEIQLGQRGRRAFCSQPRYAFRYSQEPCADSPTCISTLVIPKLPESGEPRVPVRSPRSLRSASPPTEWPWITQSVPDLSSAQELFGHYGQGRTPVLSSSPSPRAGSPLSAPPVDQSLLYPYGSLPNLLQHSFPLGGAPHYASLWNVPLGSPPIAQHHYHTAYHSLPHSPPYPGYRQAYQQLSPWSPPAWHHGLGNGFHPGQSPHPASPYSGHVGQNRSSHPGVGDSPHLAHSHAHNPYPGVGPGPYPGHTVAHGPHPALGPGYGSHAGHILAHDLHPGLGAGYGLHPGHNLAHDPRLGPGYGLRSGSSPASGQLLSGTEMELRRVLHDIRGTVHTLNQRADASDAGPRASCRQALDELRRKRRSLAAFRAQMGELELSVVRQQALVYKHLSPADRLEAEQLESLRSSVREELLELEQRLDDKVMELTEEAGPCQDADRAAASSALGAVEPVSALLREQFILQSELSYDERASVAGGAASPRRPSTPGADPVCDPHKPAVYRASVNITPAPPPRPDRQRDRLQEDEGESSKEERSHEALGDDNDLNRLVMEIGESGLQEVRRPQMSEEPSPPGRAPGRSL, translated from the exons ATGCTAGCAGCTGAAGATGTTGCCCTAGCAACCATGGAGAGTCCCGCCATCCTCCTAGACCCAGTCCTGCCTCCAG ATGCCAGCAGCGCCGGGCCCAAGTGCAGCATGGCCTCCCTACGACGGCGGGCCTGGGCTAAGAGTCGGGACTCTACTTGGCAGGAAACGCAAAAGGCCCAGAACAACGGCGAACCCCTGCCAGACTGCACCGGCGAGTCCAACGGGAATCCAAAGAAAACCTCTGAAGAACCAG CTTTGGAAGGACTCACTCCCAACAAGATCACCTGTTGGCTCGACCAATGCAG AACGCCGCTGGGAGCGTCGCTGGAGGATCAGAGCGCACCTGCGGGCAAAG GGGCGGCGAGGAACGGCTGCAGCTTCGAAGATGACCTTTTGCTGGGAGATGACG CCGACCAACTTGAGTGCGTCAACAAGAAGACTGGATCCTG TCTGGGCGCCGATCGCAAGAGGAGTCAGTACAAAGAAAAAGCCCCAAGTATGAACTCCACCGGCTCGGGAAAGAGCAGCACCGTGTCCAG CGTGTCGGAGCTGCTGGACCTGTACGAGGAGGACCCGGAGGAGATCCTGCTCAATTTGGGATTCGGGAGGGACGAGCCCGACATGTCCTCCAAGATCCCCTCGCGCTTCTTCAACAACTCGTCGGCGGCGCGCGGCATCGACATCAAG GTCTACCTGGGAGCTCAGCTCCAGCGGATGGAGGTGGAGAACCCCAACTACGCTCTGACAA GTCGCTTCCGTCAGATTGAGGTGTTGACCACGGTGGCCAATCAGTTCATCCAGCTTTACGGTCACGTGTCCGGTCAGCCCGTCCAGAACGTCGGCGATCAAG gaggcggaggagaggCCGCCAAGGAGCGGTCGCCGCCGTCGCTTTTCCAGAGGAAGAAATCTGCTCTGAACGCGGCCGACCGTCTGAAGAAGAGCCTGAGCAAGCACAACCTGGCGGCGGCGGTGCCGACCGCCGAGGCGGCGCCGCCAGCCGCCGCCGACGAGCACGTGTGCAAGAAGGACAGCCGCTCGCTGGCCACCGTCGCCGAAGCAGGCGACAAGGAGCAGCCCGCGAG CCTAAACGGCGAGCCCGAGCGTGATCCGGCGGCGGCGGATGGGAGCGTGCTTGAGCCGCGGGCTCCCGAGAAGGCGGCGGCGCCCCAGCTCGCTCACTTGCGCACAGAGAACACCGGCGACTCCTTCGGCATGGAGGAG ATTCAGAGCAACGAAGACGAAGCTCTTCTGGCCAGATCGTCCCGAAACTCAG CAGACCTGCTGCGGACGGTGAGCCAGCAGTCGGACAGCAGCGGCTTCGCCGAGGAGACGTCGTCGCTGGACGCCGCCGCCAACCTCAAG GTTCAGGAGAGCAGTGACAGCTGCGACAGTGAAACCACGGTGACATCGCACCCCTCGCTGGACGCGGCCACGCCCATCTCTCTCAAACAATTGGCGGTCGACTTGCCCGACGCGCGGGCCGAGGAGTCGGAACCCACTCGCGGCGCCGGCCAGGAAAACGGGAGTGTCCACCGGGAAGGGGAAGACCACCAGCCGCTGCTGCAGTACAAGGCCCACCAGCTCCCCAAGACCCTCGCGGCGGGAGGGGAAGCGCCAGAACCTTCTCAAGAAAAGGACCCGCCCCCATTGGATCTGCCGCACTCAGATCCGCCCGTCTTGAAATCGCCATTCTCGGGACCGCCGACCTCGGAACCGCCGTCCTCTGATCCATTGACCTCGGAACCGCCGTCCTCTGATCCATTGACCTCGGAACCGCCGCCCTCTGATCCATTGACCTCGGAACCGCCGCCCTCTGATCCATTGACCTCGGAACCGCCGTCCTCTGATCCATTGACCTCGGAACCGCCGCCCTTTGATCCATTGACCTCGGAACTGCCGCCCTCTAACCCGCCGACTTCTAATCCGCTGACCTCGGAACCGCCGTCTTCCGATCCACCGCCCTCCGAACCGCCGCCCTCCGAACCGCCGCCCTCCGAACCGTCCTCAGATCTGCCCACCCGGGAAGCATCCTCTGATCCGCCCACCTCGGACCCGCCGACTTTGGAAGCGCCGCCGACAAATTCCCCCCGGCATCGGCCATCCCGGGCCGATCCCTTCGGTCCTCAAGCTCCGCCTCCCTCAGGCCAGCCTTTCCATCTCCCCGCCTCAGACTCCCCCGTCCTGCGCGCGCTGATGCGCGTCAAGGAGCGTTTGGGCGACGCGGGTCCGCATTTGAGCCGAAGCGGTCATCGAGGCGGTCTTCCCTTGCAAAGGTCCTCCTCTCTCCCGTCCTCGCTGCTGTCCCCCACCAGGGTGGTGTCGTCGGTGGAGATCCAGTTAGGGCAGCGGGGCCGCCGGGCCTTTTGTAGCCAGCCCCGCTACGCTTTCCGCTACAGCCAGGAGCCCTGCGCCGACTCGCCCACCTGCATCTCCACCCTAGTTATCCCCAAACTTCCCGAGTCTGGCGAGCCACGTGTTCCGGTGCGCTCGCCCCGCTCGCTGAGAAGTGCCAGCCCCCCCACCGAGTGGCCCTGGATCACCCAGAGCGTCCCCGATCTGTCCTCCGCTCAGGAGCTGTTTGGACACTACGGGCAGGGCAGGACCCCCGTCCTCTCCTCGAGCCCTAGCCCCAGAGCGGGGAGCCCGTTGTCCGCCCCCCCTGTGGACCAGTCCCTTCTGTACCCCTACGGCAGCCTCCCCAACCTCCTCCAGCATTCGTTTCCTTTGGGTGGAGCGCCCCACTACGCCAGCCTGTGGAACGTCCCTCTGGGAAGTCCCCCCATTGCGCAGCACCACTACCACACGGCGTACCATTCGCTTCCCCACAGCCCGCCCTACCCGGGTTACCGGCAGGCTTACCAGCAGCTCAGCCCCTGGTCTCCCCCCGCGTGGCATCACGGCCTCGGGAACGGCTTTCATCCGGGTCAGAGTCCCCACCCGGCTAGCCCCTACTCGGGTCACGTCGGCCAGAACCGCAGTTCCCACCCCGGAGTTGGCGACAGCCCTCATCTGGCTCATAGTCACGCTCACAACCCCTACCCGGGTGTCGGCCCGGGCCCCTATCCGGGTCATACCGTGGCTCACGGCCCCCACCCTGCTCTCGGTCCGGGTTACGGCTCGCACGCGGGTCATATTCTGGCTCACGACCTCCACCCGGGTCTCGGTGCCGGTTACGGCTTGCACCCGGGTCACAATCTGGCTCACGACCCCCGTCTGGGTCCGGGGTACGGCTTGCGCTCGGGCTCGAGTCCGGCTTCCGGTCAGCTCTTGTCCGGCACGGAGATGGAGCTGAGGAGGGTTCTTCATGACATAAGGGGGACCGTTCACACTCTCAACCAG CGCGCCGATGCCTCGGACGCGGGTCCCCGAGCTTCCTGTCGACAG GCCCTGGACGAGCTCCGCCGGAAGCGGCGCAGCCTGGCCGCCTTCCGGGCACAGATGGGCGAGCTGGAGCTGTCCGTGGTCCGCCAGCAGGCGCTGGTCTACAAACACCTGAGCCCCGCTGACAG GCTGGAGGCGGAGCAGCTGGAGTCGCTACGTTCGTCCGTCAGAGAGGAACTGCTGGAGTTGGAACAGCGGCTGGACGACAAAGTGATGGAGCTGACGGAAGAGGCGGGGCCATGCCAG GACGCGGACCGGGCGGCGGCCAGCTCGGCGCTCGGAGCCGTGGAGCCG GTGTCAGCACTCCTGAGGGAGCAGTTCATCCTCCAATCGGAGCTGAGCTACGACGAGCGCGCCTCCGTGGCCGGCGGGGCCGCCTCGCCCCGTCGGCCCTCGACGCCGGGTGCGGATCCGGTTTGCGACCCGCACAAACCCGCCGTGTACCGGGCGTCCGTCAATATCACACCGGCGCCGCCCCCTCGTCCCGACAGGCAGCGGGACCGGCTCCAGGAGGATGAGGGAGAGAGCAGCAAAGAGGAGAGATCGCACGAGGCCCTGGGCGACGACAACGACTTGAACCGGCTCGTTATGGAG ATCGGTGAGAGCGGGCTGCAGGAAGTGCGGCGGCCGCAGATGTCGGAGGAGCCCTCGCCGCCCGGCCGGGCGCCCGGCCGGAGCCTCTAG